The following are from one region of the Simiduia agarivorans SA1 = DSM 21679 genome:
- a CDS encoding U32 family peptidase, producing the protein MKLSLGPIQYFWSHKDVLEFYARMIETPVNTLYLGEVVCGKRRELSPIQWIDLARQLASSCGKEIILSTMTLIESGADLKGVKRLCDNEGLLVEANDIAAIHYLSEKKLPFVAGPAINIYNAQSLQFLMSQGLKRWVVPVELGQQQLRAALTPLKVKPEIEVLAWGRLPLAYSARCFTARHHGVKKDDCAFVCQQYPAGLQLKSQESQSLFTLNGIATLSGMPVNLLNHHASLTDTGVSHARISPEWEQTEIVIETFYNALRGSSTASLAGGTDGYWRGQPGIDLIARE; encoded by the coding sequence ATGAAACTCAGTCTCGGTCCAATACAGTATTTCTGGTCACACAAGGATGTGCTGGAATTTTATGCCCGCATGATCGAAACGCCGGTCAACACTCTGTATCTCGGGGAAGTGGTGTGCGGCAAACGGCGCGAACTGTCGCCCATCCAATGGATAGACCTGGCCCGCCAGCTGGCATCAAGCTGCGGCAAAGAAATCATTCTTTCTACGATGACATTAATCGAATCGGGTGCCGATCTGAAAGGCGTTAAGCGCCTGTGCGATAACGAAGGCTTATTGGTGGAAGCCAATGACATTGCCGCTATCCATTACCTATCGGAAAAAAAACTGCCCTTTGTGGCAGGACCGGCAATCAATATATACAACGCGCAAAGCCTGCAGTTTCTGATGAGCCAGGGCCTGAAACGCTGGGTGGTCCCGGTGGAGCTCGGCCAACAACAGTTGCGTGCGGCACTGACACCGCTGAAAGTGAAACCCGAAATCGAAGTGCTGGCCTGGGGCCGATTACCGTTGGCTTATTCGGCACGTTGTTTTACTGCCCGACACCATGGCGTCAAAAAAGACGACTGCGCCTTTGTCTGCCAGCAATACCCCGCGGGCCTGCAACTGAAGTCACAAGAATCGCAATCCCTGTTCACACTGAATGGGATTGCGACACTGTCCGGCATGCCAGTGAATCTGTTGAACCACCATGCCAGCCTCACCGATACCGGCGTCAGCCATGCCCGTATTTCGCCGGAGTGGGAACAAACGGAAATAGTGATCGAGACGTTCTATAACGCCTTGCGCGGCTCAAGCACCGCCAGCCTTGCCGGTGGCACTGATGGCTACTGGCGAGGTCAGCCCGGAATAGACCTTATCGCCAGGGAATAA
- the ubiU gene encoding ubiquinone anaerobic biosynthesis protein UbiU, with protein sequence MELVCPAGSLPALDVALASGADAVYIGFADDTNARHFQGLNFTPQKAAIAASKVHAAGKKLFVAINTYAQAGAFQRWQRAVDQAADLGVDALILADMGVMHYARSRHPDLNLHLSVQGSATNAAALTFYHQHFGITRAVLPRVLSLKQVQQLAAQSPVALEVFGFGSLCIMAEGRCHLSSYITGQSPNMNGVCSPASAVQWQPKGEGMDTRLQGVLIDRFDATERAGYPTLCKGRFDVEGKRAHALEEPTSLNTLSLLPALQAAGIGAVKLEGRQRGPAYIGQVVNVWRQALDALQRDPTGYHVAPEWNQCLGKHAEGVQTTLGAYDRPWQ encoded by the coding sequence GTGGAGCTGGTATGCCCGGCCGGTAGCTTGCCGGCACTGGATGTCGCACTGGCCAGTGGCGCCGACGCGGTGTACATCGGCTTTGCCGACGACACCAACGCGCGCCATTTTCAGGGCCTGAATTTCACGCCGCAAAAGGCCGCGATTGCGGCATCAAAAGTACACGCAGCGGGCAAAAAATTATTTGTCGCCATCAATACCTACGCTCAGGCCGGCGCGTTTCAACGCTGGCAGCGGGCCGTTGACCAAGCTGCAGATCTGGGTGTGGATGCATTGATTCTGGCGGATATGGGTGTAATGCATTACGCCCGGTCGCGCCACCCCGACCTGAACCTGCATTTGTCAGTTCAGGGCAGCGCCACCAACGCCGCAGCGCTGACGTTTTATCACCAGCATTTCGGTATCACACGCGCCGTACTGCCGCGTGTATTGTCACTGAAACAAGTCCAGCAACTGGCAGCGCAATCACCGGTCGCACTCGAAGTGTTTGGCTTTGGTAGTTTGTGCATCATGGCGGAGGGCCGCTGCCACCTGAGTTCTTACATCACAGGCCAGTCACCCAACATGAACGGCGTTTGTTCACCGGCCAGCGCCGTGCAGTGGCAACCCAAGGGAGAAGGAATGGACACCCGCCTGCAAGGCGTATTAATTGACCGTTTCGACGCCACCGAGCGCGCCGGCTACCCCACGCTGTGCAAAGGGCGGTTCGATGTTGAGGGCAAGCGCGCGCACGCGCTGGAAGAGCCCACCAGCCTCAATACCTTGAGCTTACTGCCAGCGTTACAAGCCGCCGGTATTGGCGCGGTGAAACTGGAGGGACGCCAACGCGGGCCGGCTTATATTGGTCAGGTGGTGAATGTGTGGCGCCAGGCACTGGATGCACTCCAGCGCGATCCCACCGGTTATCACGTGGCCCCCGAATGGAACCAATGCCTGGGCAAGCACGCCGAAGGTGTACAGACCACACTGGGCGCCTACGACCGGCCCTGGCAATAA
- a CDS encoding TIGR02647 family protein produces the protein MALNPAFVHELSLLMQFDLSSTQQGLKVHSDAAPETVAAAARLFELGLTDHVDGGYLTPQGHEAAEALHMVRRKLGR, from the coding sequence ATGGCTCTGAACCCCGCTTTTGTTCACGAACTGTCATTACTCATGCAATTTGATCTGAGCAGTACCCAACAGGGGCTAAAGGTACACAGCGATGCAGCACCGGAAACCGTGGCTGCCGCCGCGCGCCTGTTTGAGCTGGGGCTGACCGACCATGTGGACGGTGGCTACCTGACACCCCAAGGGCATGAGGCGGCAGAAGCATTGCATATGGTGCGACGGAAACTGGGCCGCTGA
- the cls gene encoding cardiolipin synthase, whose amino-acid sequence MLENLLQWLSVDLLLGLSLLAFYLLGWACAVHALSSARTAQGTVAWLVSLVSFPFFAVPAYLVFGRNRFAGRVHAFEARADDIEQLLRTCDDALAPFSLTGADSPGWYRAVAQLSRSHLVSGNSAQLLINGQATFASILSGIARAEQYVLVQFYMIHDDLLGRELRDCLIERANAGVSVNLLYDEIGSWGLSDSFLTPLHEAGVNVSGFKPEQGRRNRFQINFRNHRKMVVVDGHTGWLGGLNVGDEYMDRVPALSPWRDTHMRLEGPVVLQLQSVMLLDWYWATRQLPALNWQPRPAGDLPAMILATGPTGPLEAASLYFVSAFSAARERIWLTAPYFVPDEAVMKALQLAALRGVDVRILTTGKPDSWLVHLAAYHYFYALKDVNVTLMASREGFMHQKVCLIDDRATVVGSHNMDNRSFRLNFEVAVIVDDPALARETEAMLAEDFANAEQLQPRDWDARPLWWWAAVRLARLLSPVL is encoded by the coding sequence GTGCTGGAAAACCTGCTGCAATGGCTCAGTGTCGATCTGCTGTTAGGGTTGTCGCTGTTGGCCTTTTATCTTCTGGGCTGGGCATGTGCTGTTCACGCACTGTCGTCGGCGCGCACCGCGCAGGGCACAGTGGCCTGGTTGGTCAGTTTGGTGAGCTTTCCTTTTTTCGCGGTTCCCGCCTACCTGGTATTTGGCCGCAACCGGTTTGCGGGGCGGGTGCATGCGTTCGAAGCTCGGGCCGACGACATAGAGCAATTGCTGCGCACCTGTGACGATGCACTGGCGCCATTCAGCTTGACCGGTGCCGACTCCCCGGGCTGGTACCGCGCGGTGGCGCAGCTGTCCCGCTCTCATCTGGTGTCCGGCAATAGCGCCCAATTACTGATCAATGGTCAGGCTACCTTTGCCAGTATTCTGTCGGGTATCGCCCGTGCCGAGCAGTATGTACTGGTGCAGTTTTATATGATTCATGATGACCTGCTCGGTCGCGAGCTACGCGACTGCCTGATCGAGCGGGCCAATGCGGGTGTAAGCGTTAACTTGCTCTATGACGAAATCGGCAGCTGGGGCCTGAGTGATAGCTTTCTGACCCCCTTGCACGAGGCAGGTGTGAATGTCTCCGGTTTCAAACCGGAACAGGGCCGCCGCAATCGCTTCCAGATTAACTTCCGCAATCACCGCAAGATGGTGGTGGTGGATGGTCACACCGGCTGGCTGGGCGGACTCAATGTGGGTGACGAGTACATGGATCGGGTGCCGGCACTGAGCCCCTGGCGCGATACCCATATGCGGCTGGAGGGCCCGGTGGTGCTGCAGCTGCAGTCCGTGATGCTGCTGGACTGGTATTGGGCCACCCGCCAGTTGCCTGCGTTGAACTGGCAGCCAAGACCTGCGGGTGACCTGCCGGCAATGATTCTGGCCACGGGCCCGACGGGTCCGCTGGAGGCGGCCAGTTTGTATTTTGTCAGTGCATTCAGCGCAGCGCGGGAGCGGATCTGGTTGACCGCGCCTTATTTCGTGCCGGACGAAGCGGTCATGAAGGCCTTGCAACTGGCGGCGCTGAGAGGCGTTGACGTGCGCATACTCACTACGGGCAAGCCGGATTCCTGGCTGGTGCACCTGGCGGCTTACCATTATTTTTACGCGCTGAAAGACGTCAATGTGACCTTGATGGCCAGCCGCGAGGGCTTTATGCATCAGAAGGTGTGCCTGATTGATGACCGGGCTACTGTGGTGGGGTCACACAATATGGACAACCGTTCCTTCCGCCTGAATTTTGAAGTGGCGGTCATTGTGGATGATCCGGCGCTGGCGCGTGAAACCGAGGCAATGCTGGCCGAGGATTTTGCCAATGCCGAGCAGCTGCAGCCGCGTGACTGGGACGCCCGGCCGCTGTGGTGGTGGGCAGCTGTGCGTTTGGCGCGCTTGTTATCACCGGTATTGTGA
- a CDS encoding helix-turn-helix transcriptional regulator — MHKSERLFELVNILRSRHTAISAAQLAEHFKVSERTVYRDIQSLQLSGVAIEGEAGVGYALRRDAHIPPLQFSRDELEALLLGARMAQGWSDAAMARNAESAITKILAALPAALKSTDQELALRVPRFESNALFTQFSEEFRRAIKSHQVVLIDYRDVAGAISQRRIEPLGLLFWGATWTLVAFCQLRNAYRCFRLDRISAIHITDEHFATHPGKNLQHCLLLMESEDIAHNARQSTGH; from the coding sequence GTGCACAAAAGTGAACGCCTCTTTGAACTCGTCAATATTCTGCGCAGCCGGCATACGGCTATCAGCGCAGCGCAATTGGCCGAGCACTTCAAGGTGTCGGAACGGACGGTGTACCGCGACATTCAATCACTGCAGTTATCGGGGGTCGCCATTGAGGGCGAAGCCGGCGTAGGCTATGCCCTGCGCCGCGATGCCCACATTCCCCCGTTGCAATTCAGCCGTGACGAACTCGAAGCACTGCTTCTGGGTGCGCGCATGGCGCAAGGCTGGAGCGATGCCGCCATGGCGCGCAATGCCGAAAGCGCCATCACTAAAATTCTCGCCGCGCTGCCGGCGGCACTGAAGTCCACCGACCAGGAATTGGCCTTGAGGGTGCCCCGGTTTGAGAGCAATGCGCTGTTTACACAATTCAGCGAAGAATTCCGGCGCGCGATTAAAAGCCATCAGGTGGTGTTGATTGACTACCGGGACGTGGCTGGCGCCATTAGCCAGCGACGCATTGAGCCACTGGGTTTATTGTTCTGGGGTGCCACCTGGACGCTGGTGGCATTCTGCCAATTGCGCAACGCCTACCGTTGTTTCAGGCTGGATCGCATCAGTGCTATTCATATCACGGACGAACATTTTGCCACCCATCCAGGCAAAAACCTTCAGCATTGCCTGCTGCTGATGGAGTCCGAAGATATCGCCCACAATGCCCGCCAATCAACCGGCCATTAA
- the ubiT gene encoding ubiquinone anaerobic biosynthesis accessory factor UbiT, with protein sequence MLAVSFMQSGLKIGRQMGRHLPSWPQQWVLCLCLNRLLRAERHAGDFDFLAGKTLSIDVEDFSLTYCITLNQRRFVPGTARADATIAAELTDLLKIIIGEADPDSLFFQRRLRISGDTELGLTAKNTLDAIDRHQLPRSLLLRLSQLTQLIELAENQHKESSRGAGMPGR encoded by the coding sequence GTGCTCGCAGTCAGTTTCATGCAATCCGGCCTGAAAATAGGCCGGCAGATGGGCCGCCACCTCCCGAGTTGGCCCCAGCAATGGGTGCTGTGCCTGTGCCTCAATCGCCTGCTGCGCGCAGAGCGACATGCGGGTGACTTTGATTTCCTTGCAGGCAAAACGTTGTCCATCGACGTCGAAGATTTCAGCCTTACCTATTGCATCACACTCAACCAACGGCGCTTTGTGCCAGGTACTGCACGCGCGGATGCCACCATCGCAGCCGAACTGACCGATTTGTTGAAGATCATCATCGGCGAGGCAGACCCCGATTCGCTGTTTTTCCAGCGTCGATTGCGCATCAGCGGCGATACCGAACTGGGACTTACTGCCAAAAACACGCTCGATGCGATAGACAGGCATCAGCTGCCCAGATCGTTACTGCTGCGTCTTAGCCAACTGACTCAGCTAATCGAACTCGCAGAAAACCAACACAAGGAGAGCAGCCGTGGAGCTGGTATGCCCGGCCGGTAG
- a CDS encoding MoaD/ThiS family protein, whose translation MASVEVTQHLYRYFPVLENNLLTASGATVRQVLDQVNLVAPGFLDYVLDERGHVRRHVNICVNQSMIADRVKLSDPVTEQDRVFIFQALSGG comes from the coding sequence GTGGCCAGTGTTGAAGTTACTCAACACCTGTACCGTTATTTTCCCGTACTGGAAAATAACCTGCTGACGGCATCCGGCGCTACCGTTCGACAGGTGTTGGACCAGGTCAATCTAGTTGCGCCAGGCTTTCTCGATTATGTGCTGGATGAGCGCGGGCATGTGCGCAGGCATGTGAATATCTGCGTGAATCAATCGATGATCGCAGACCGTGTGAAGCTCAGTGACCCGGTCACAGAGCAAGACCGGGTGTTTATTTTTCAGGCGTTGAGTGGGGGCTAG
- a CDS encoding WD40/YVTN/BNR-like repeat-containing protein, with amino-acid sequence MTRTLLLGTRKGTVILDHTSSGWRPRTIEHAGIPVCYAIRDPRTGTLWSCLDHGHWGPKLSRSEDDGKSWQDITSLKYPEGARYITKFLPTGDEDEQPKANNYSNAAVYKIWHLAFGHTSQPGRIYAGTIPGGLFVSDDNGDSWTLNRPLWNHPSRGGDLFVGDATSENTWAGTPASIDYGIFEPGIHSIVVNPTNPDHLYVAISTAGVMESTDGGNSWRSRNRGLRMEYMPDPEAEWGHDPHFMTACPGAPEYLWQQNHCGVFFSRDGGEQWRKVSQPDNGVHFGFPVAVHETDGNIAWVVPARSDDLRMALAEGLCVARTTDGGKTWTRFTQGLPQTNAYDIVLRHALDISGNTLAFGSSTGNLYLSDDGGEHWQCLGNNFPPIYSVRFG; translated from the coding sequence ATGACACGGACACTTCTACTGGGCACCCGCAAGGGAACGGTTATTCTTGACCACACTTCCTCAGGCTGGCGGCCACGCACCATTGAGCATGCGGGCATTCCTGTGTGTTATGCCATCCGCGACCCGCGCACGGGCACACTCTGGTCCTGCCTCGATCATGGCCACTGGGGGCCGAAACTCTCCCGCTCTGAAGATGACGGTAAAAGCTGGCAGGACATCACCTCGCTGAAGTACCCGGAAGGCGCACGTTATATCACCAAATTTTTACCCACCGGTGATGAGGACGAGCAGCCTAAAGCAAACAACTATTCAAACGCTGCGGTTTATAAAATCTGGCACCTGGCCTTTGGTCACACCAGTCAGCCAGGCCGCATCTATGCCGGCACCATTCCAGGTGGTTTGTTTGTCTCCGATGACAATGGCGATAGCTGGACGTTAAACCGGCCTCTGTGGAATCACCCCAGCCGGGGCGGCGATTTATTTGTCGGCGACGCCACCAGTGAAAACACCTGGGCGGGCACACCGGCGAGTATTGACTACGGCATTTTCGAGCCCGGCATCCATTCCATTGTGGTCAACCCCACCAATCCCGATCATTTGTACGTAGCCATATCTACCGCCGGCGTGATGGAGTCCACCGATGGCGGCAACAGCTGGCGCTCCCGCAATCGCGGCCTGCGCATGGAATACATGCCAGATCCAGAGGCCGAATGGGGCCACGACCCACACTTCATGACCGCCTGCCCGGGCGCGCCGGAGTATTTATGGCAGCAAAATCATTGCGGCGTTTTCTTCAGCCGTGATGGTGGCGAGCAATGGCGTAAAGTCTCGCAACCGGATAACGGCGTGCATTTCGGTTTTCCCGTTGCCGTGCACGAAACTGACGGCAATATCGCCTGGGTGGTACCTGCCCGCAGCGATGATCTGCGCATGGCGCTTGCCGAGGGCTTGTGCGTGGCCCGCACTACTGACGGCGGTAAAACCTGGACCCGTTTCACCCAAGGGCTGCCGCAAACCAACGCCTACGATATCGTCTTGCGCCACGCGCTCGACATCAGCGGAAACACCCTGGCCTTTGGCAGCAGCACCGGCAATCTGTATTTATCGGACGACGGCGGTGAACACTGGCAATGTCTGGGCAACAACTTCCCACCGATTTATTCGGTACGCTTCGGATAA
- a CDS encoding zinc-binding dehydrogenase, translated as MTDALQIFSEIKQKGELNVVLKQVPVPEPGPGEVVVRMQAAPINPSDMWPLFGPADLREAKINADRTQLTAPILQSWIGAMKSRWDQSLPVGNEGAGVVEKAGAGAEALLGKTVSVMSGACYAQYCCVPAHSCLPHQAGITAREAASAFVNPLTALGMVETMRLEGHTALVHTAAASNLGQMLNKICIADGVQLVNIVRSEAQVDILKRIGASIIVNSSAPTFKQDLYQAILDTGATLAFDATGGGELASDILTMMEAVLSKDIKGLNTYGSEPLKQVYLYGALDVSPTILKRAYGMSWAVGGWLLPRFMARIGRARAMELQTRVAKEIKTTFASHFSHEIGLKDMLNPSTIARYTAKKTGEKYLVNPELV; from the coding sequence ATGACTGACGCGCTACAGATTTTTTCTGAGATCAAGCAGAAGGGTGAATTGAACGTGGTACTGAAACAGGTACCCGTACCAGAGCCGGGCCCGGGCGAGGTGGTGGTGCGTATGCAGGCGGCACCCATTAACCCGTCCGACATGTGGCCGCTGTTCGGCCCGGCCGATTTGCGCGAGGCCAAAATCAACGCCGATCGGACCCAGCTCACAGCACCGATCCTGCAGTCCTGGATCGGCGCGATGAAATCCCGTTGGGATCAGAGCCTGCCGGTGGGTAACGAGGGTGCGGGGGTGGTGGAAAAAGCCGGCGCCGGCGCCGAAGCGCTGCTGGGCAAAACCGTCTCGGTCATGAGTGGTGCCTGCTACGCCCAATACTGCTGCGTACCGGCGCACAGCTGTTTGCCGCATCAGGCGGGAATCACCGCGCGTGAAGCGGCTTCGGCTTTCGTGAATCCGTTAACAGCCCTGGGTATGGTTGAAACCATGCGTCTGGAAGGCCACACCGCGTTAGTGCACACAGCGGCCGCGTCAAATCTGGGCCAGATGCTCAACAAAATCTGTATCGCCGATGGCGTGCAATTGGTGAATATTGTACGCTCTGAGGCGCAGGTGGATATTCTGAAGCGCATTGGTGCCAGTATTATCGTGAACTCCAGCGCGCCCACCTTTAAACAGGATTTGTACCAGGCCATTCTCGATACCGGCGCCACCCTCGCGTTCGATGCCACCGGCGGTGGCGAACTGGCCAGCGACATTCTGACCATGATGGAAGCGGTGCTCAGCAAAGACATCAAAGGGCTGAATACATACGGTTCCGAACCGTTAAAGCAGGTGTATCTCTACGGCGCTTTGGATGTAAGTCCAACCATTCTGAAGCGCGCCTATGGCATGAGCTGGGCGGTGGGTGGCTGGTTGCTGCCGCGTTTCATGGCACGCATCGGCCGCGCGCGCGCGATGGAATTACAAACCCGCGTCGCCAAGGAAATCAAAACCACCTTTGCCAGCCACTTCTCTCACGAGATCGGGCTGAAAGATATGTTGAATCCAAGCACCATTGCGCGCTACACGGCAAAGAAAACCGGCGAAAAATATCTGGTTAACCCCGAACTGGTTTAA